One window from the genome of Penaeus monodon isolate SGIC_2016 chromosome 4, NSTDA_Pmon_1, whole genome shotgun sequence encodes:
- the LOC119572186 gene encoding DNA repair protein RAD52 homolog: MESDTPNQAVFGKVEFTGEEQMAIQNILRQKLGQSFISQRSGAGGQRIAYIEGWRLISLANEIFGFNGWSHSVTNQTIDFVDHYNGRYYVGVSARVRVQLKDGVFHEDIGYGVSEGMKSKALSIEKARKEAVTDGMKRALKSFGNALGNCLSNKDYLRFIGKAPAAPVPGITAGELLHQETATGLEQIRRRALEEGRFGIQKTRKDQGAIASHSADSSKADVAAPPVAKASYQEKIKGNGNASMMSSTNSASNNKGNQNLVGKAEQADSSTSKCVIQNKVSDQQGNAISKNQKPIKPPKLPLNLSLHLQLISSTLLFLAKFPLHTVGTQSLRNHLSKQNRHIQK, translated from the exons GTGGAGTTCACTGGAGAGGAGCAGATGGCCATACAGAACATATTAAGACAGAAACTTGGGCAGTCTTTCATCAGCCAGCGATCAGGAGCGGGAGGCCAGCGGATTGCTTATATAGAAGGCTGGCGCCTCATATCTTTGGCCAATGAAATTTTTGGCTTTAATGGATGGAGTCACTCTGTTACTAATCAGACTATTG ATTTTGTTGACCATTATAATGGCCGTTACTACGTGGGAGTAAGTGCACGTGTACGTGTACAGTTAAAAGATGGTGTTTTCCATGAAGACATTGGCTATGGAGTCTCAGAGGGAATGAAGAGTAAAGCTTTGTCAATTGAGAAGGCAAGAAAG gaAGCAGTTACAGATGGGATGAAGCGTGCTCTTAAAAGCTTTGGCAATGCCCTGGGTAACTGCCTGAGCAACAAGGACTACCTACGCTTCATTGGTAAAGCTCCTGCTGCCCCTGTACCTGGGATCACTGCTGGGGAGTTATTACACCAAGAGACTGCAACAGGCTTAGAGCAGATTCGAAGGAGAGCCTTAGAAGAGGGCCGCTTTGGGATTCAG AAAACAAGAAAGGATCAGGGAGCCATTGCTTCTCATTCAGCAGATTCCAGCAAAGCAGATGTGGCTGCTCCTCCTGTAGCCAAAGCATCAtaccaagaaaaaattaaaggaaatggtAATGCAAGCATGATGAGCAGCACCAACAGTGCcagtaataataaaggaaatcaaAACCTTGTAGGGAAGGCAGAACAGGCAGACTCCTCAACATCAAAGTGTGTAATACAGAACAAGGTTTCTGATCAGCAAGGAAATGCcatttcaaaaaaccaaaaaccaattaaacccccaaaacttcCATTAAATCTGAGTCTCCATCTGCAGCTAATCTCATCAACTCTACTATTTTTAGCAAAATTTCCTCTCCACACAGTGGGAACTCAATCACTGAGAAACCATTTATCAAAACAGAACAGGCACATCCagaaatga